The Rhodopseudomonas palustris genome window below encodes:
- a CDS encoding UbiD family decarboxylase, which translates to MLSRVKPPFPDLRAFIGYLESRGQLHRIRKPVSVVHDLTEIHRRVLHAGGPALLIENPIKADGRPSEMPILVNLFGTVERVAWGLGILPENLSRLGEALAEMREPAPPQSLTDALSKLPMAKAALAMRPKMAKSASVQEVVLTGDAVDLGRLPVQIPWPGEPAPLITWGLVFTKPPPGAHGTDNVGVYRMQVLGKDRLIMRWLAHRGGAKHHHQWKADKREMPVAIVIGADPSMILSAVLPLPETVSEIKFAGLLGGERPSLTPCQTVPISVPADAEIVLEGFVSPTETAPEGPYGDHTGYYNAVEEFPVMRITAITMRRHPIYLSTYTGRPPDEPSRLGEAFNDVFLPVARRQFPEIVDLWLPPEACSYRIAVASIKKRYPGQARRLMMGLWSMLPQFSYTKLLIIVDDDVDVRDWADVMWAVSTRSDTSRDMVSISDTPIDYLDFASPKSGLGGKLGIDATNKIGTETEREWGKVLEMDKDVIARVDAMWTSLGLSPEHQPAAGQRRLIR; encoded by the coding sequence ATGCTGAGCCGCGTCAAACCGCCCTTCCCTGATCTGCGTGCATTTATTGGCTATCTCGAATCACGCGGACAGTTGCACCGCATCCGCAAGCCGGTGTCGGTGGTCCACGACCTCACCGAAATCCATCGCCGCGTGCTGCATGCCGGTGGCCCGGCACTCCTGATAGAAAACCCGATCAAGGCCGACGGCAGGCCGTCGGAGATGCCGATCCTGGTCAATCTGTTCGGCACGGTCGAACGGGTGGCCTGGGGCCTCGGCATCCTGCCGGAAAACCTCTCGCGGCTCGGCGAGGCGCTCGCCGAAATGCGGGAGCCGGCGCCGCCCCAGAGCCTGACCGACGCGTTGAGCAAACTGCCAATGGCCAAGGCCGCGCTGGCGATGCGGCCGAAGATGGCGAAATCGGCGTCGGTGCAGGAAGTGGTGCTGACCGGCGACGCGGTCGACCTCGGCCGGCTGCCGGTGCAGATCCCCTGGCCGGGAGAGCCGGCGCCGCTGATCACCTGGGGCCTCGTCTTCACCAAGCCGCCGCCCGGCGCGCACGGCACCGACAATGTCGGCGTCTACCGGATGCAGGTGCTGGGCAAGGATCGCCTCATCATGCGCTGGCTGGCGCACCGCGGCGGCGCCAAGCACCACCACCAGTGGAAGGCCGACAAGCGCGAGATGCCGGTCGCGATCGTGATCGGCGCCGATCCGTCGATGATTCTCTCGGCGGTGCTGCCGCTGCCGGAGACGGTTTCGGAGATCAAATTCGCCGGCCTGCTCGGCGGCGAGCGGCCAAGTCTGACGCCGTGCCAAACCGTTCCGATCAGCGTGCCGGCCGATGCCGAGATCGTGCTCGAAGGCTTCGTGTCGCCGACCGAAACCGCGCCGGAGGGGCCGTATGGCGACCACACCGGCTATTACAACGCGGTCGAGGAATTCCCGGTGATGCGGATCACCGCCATTACCATGCGCCGGCACCCGATCTATCTGTCGACCTATACGGGCCGGCCGCCGGACGAGCCGTCGCGGCTCGGCGAGGCGTTCAACGACGTGTTTCTCCCGGTCGCGCGCCGTCAATTCCCCGAGATCGTCGACCTGTGGCTGCCGCCGGAGGCGTGCTCCTATCGGATCGCGGTCGCCTCGATCAAGAAGCGCTATCCTGGCCAGGCGCGCCGGCTGATGATGGGGCTGTGGTCGATGCTGCCGCAGTTCAGCTACACCAAGCTCCTGATCATCGTCGACGACGACGTCGATGTCCGCGACTGGGCCGACGTGATGTGGGCGGTCTCGACGCGGAGCGACACCTCGCGCGACATGGTGTCGATCAGCGACACCCCGATCGATTATCTCGACTTCGCCTCGCCGAAATCCGGACTTGGCGGTAAGCTCGGCATCGACGCCACCAACAAGATCGGCACCGAAACCGAGCGCGAGTGGGGCAAGGTGTTGGAGATGGACAAAGACGTGATCGCGCGGGTCGATGCGATGTGGACCAGCCTCGGGCTGTCGCCGGAACATCAGCCGGCGGCCGGGCAGCGCCGACTGATTCGATGA